A window from Candidatus Amarolinea dominans encodes these proteins:
- a CDS encoding wax ester/triacylglycerol synthase family O-acyltransferase, which translates to MSDSIRYGIPLGNVDTAWLHMEDSTNLMMVSGLFIFDKPVDFTRLRDTVQYRWVERFSRFRHKVVRQGNKAYWITDRNFDLNSHIHRIALPPPGDKTALQDFISDLMSTPLDFSKPLWQMHYIENYGEGSVLLMRLHHCIADGIALMHVMLSSTDTDPDAPYPTPPERQERHSPGWLESTLRSALGMVSTARKVTDTLIHEGLETLTNPSHALDLASQGASAAAALGKILLLGPDPHTVYKGSLGVSKRVAWSQAIPLANVKLIGKALGGTVNDVLLTAMTGALRRYMEFRDDPTDGINIRAMVPVNLRPLEEAYKLGNRFGLIYLSLPIYLVDPRERLHELKQRMDDIKNTPEALVAFQILNTLGLMPIQVADQMVNIFGMKSSAVMTNVPGPRQAVYFAGQKIVTNMFWVPQSGRMGLGVSIFSYNDTVVLGIATDTGLVPDPEKINEYFEQEFVDLLAFAQQTQTLAHPALAAPTEPAAATPAPDQAADSPTVTPAPVKQPRRRRQPVETIAVDEPAATAGVEDLMQALAVPEAPAVPLLVHETLIETAVAVVAEPPVLFTPTVPINGTHAAQIEMPVTLATPQPCVAVTKSGRSCKNVALAGSAYCRVHQV; encoded by the coding sequence ATGAGTGACAGTATCCGCTATGGAATTCCGCTGGGCAACGTAGATACGGCCTGGCTACACATGGAGGACTCCACCAATCTGATGATGGTGTCGGGCCTTTTCATTTTCGACAAACCGGTTGATTTCACGCGTCTGCGCGATACCGTGCAATATCGCTGGGTAGAACGCTTCAGCCGTTTTCGGCACAAGGTGGTGAGGCAAGGCAACAAGGCCTATTGGATCACCGATCGCAATTTTGATCTCAACTCTCACATCCACCGGATTGCTCTGCCGCCTCCGGGGGACAAGACCGCGCTGCAAGATTTTATCAGCGACCTGATGAGTACGCCGCTCGATTTCTCCAAACCGTTGTGGCAGATGCACTACATCGAAAATTACGGCGAAGGCAGCGTCTTGCTCATGCGGCTGCACCACTGCATCGCCGATGGTATCGCGCTGATGCACGTCATGCTCTCCAGTACCGACACCGACCCCGATGCGCCCTACCCGACGCCCCCCGAACGCCAGGAACGCCACTCGCCTGGTTGGCTGGAGAGTACCCTGCGCAGCGCCTTGGGCATGGTTTCCACCGCACGCAAGGTGACTGATACGTTGATTCATGAAGGTTTGGAGACACTGACCAACCCCAGTCACGCCCTGGATTTGGCGTCCCAAGGCGCCAGTGCGGCCGCCGCCCTGGGCAAGATTCTGCTTCTCGGCCCTGATCCGCACACGGTCTACAAGGGTTCCCTGGGCGTGTCCAAGCGTGTCGCCTGGTCCCAAGCGATCCCACTAGCCAACGTTAAGCTCATTGGTAAGGCGCTGGGCGGCACGGTTAACGATGTGCTGCTGACGGCGATGACCGGCGCGCTGCGCCGATACATGGAATTTCGCGACGACCCAACCGACGGCATCAATATCCGCGCCATGGTGCCTGTCAACTTGCGGCCGCTCGAAGAGGCGTACAAGCTGGGCAATCGTTTTGGCCTCATCTACCTCTCCCTGCCCATCTACCTGGTTGACCCGAGGGAGCGCTTGCACGAGCTCAAGCAGCGCATGGACGACATCAAGAACACGCCGGAAGCGCTCGTCGCCTTTCAGATTCTCAATACCCTGGGCCTGATGCCCATTCAAGTAGCCGATCAGATGGTCAACATCTTCGGCATGAAGTCCTCGGCCGTGATGACCAACGTGCCTGGCCCGCGCCAGGCAGTCTACTTCGCCGGTCAGAAGATCGTCACAAACATGTTTTGGGTGCCGCAGTCGGGTCGCATGGGTCTGGGCGTCAGCATCTTCAGCTACAACGACACGGTGGTGCTCGGCATTGCGACCGACACCGGCTTGGTACCCGATCCAGAAAAGATCAACGAGTATTTCGAACAGGAGTTTGTGGATCTGTTAGCCTTCGCCCAGCAGACACAAACCCTGGCGCACCCTGCGCTGGCGGCTCCGACCGAACCGGCTGCGGCCACGCCCGCCCCGGACCAGGCCGCGGACAGCCCCACCGTCACACCCGCCCCGGTCAAACAGCCGCGCCGGCGCAGACAACCGGTCGAGACCATCGCTGTAGATGAGCCGGCTGCGACCGCAGGCGTGGAAGATCTCATGCAGGCTTTGGCGGTGCCAGAGGCTCCGGCCGTGCCGTTGCTCGTGCATGAGACTCTGATTGAGACGGCAGTCGCAGTCGTCGCGGAACCACCGGTGTTGTTCACGCCCACCGTGCCGATCAACGGCACGCACGCGGCGCAGATCGAGATGCCCGTGACCCTGGCAACACCGCAACCCTGTGTGGCCGTGACCAAATCGGGCCGTTCGTGCAAAAATGTCGCCCTGGCCGGTTCGGCTTACTGCCGCGTTCATCAGGTCTGA
- a CDS encoding PLP-dependent transferase, which translates to MTSLFTRAVHAGERLPAPDYTPTTTPIHPAVTYLYDAMEDLDAVLGRARDGFVYRRYGNPTTHAFEVALADLENADVALTYASGMAAMVAALLAAGVQAGARVVAARDCYGATYTLLDRLLKEQGVTTHFVDVTNLDEVAAVLRATAPTVLVCETISNPLLKVANVPALVNLAHAAGAMVIVDSTFTTPYLLRPLEHGADFVVHSVTKYIGGHDDVLGGAVVTGRVHEARLTDQLKMLGANFSPFEAWLALRGLKTLPLRMRQHCASALQVAAWLGAHPRVAQVNYPGLPGHPQHAVAAQLLQAPDGQSAYGGMVSFVIRDAGQAQVRRFLERARLLLTGTSLGDVYSLLLYPVMASHRALTPAQRAQVGIGEGLVRLSVGIEEPADIIADLAQALEAD; encoded by the coding sequence ATGACGAGTCTGTTTACGCGTGCAGTTCACGCCGGCGAGCGCCTGCCCGCGCCTGATTATACACCCACCACCACGCCGATTCACCCGGCTGTGACCTACCTGTACGACGCGATGGAGGACCTGGACGCCGTCCTCGGCCGCGCCAGGGATGGTTTTGTCTACCGCCGCTACGGCAACCCGACGACACACGCCTTCGAAGTGGCCCTGGCCGACCTGGAAAACGCCGACGTCGCGCTGACCTACGCGTCGGGCATGGCGGCCATGGTTGCGGCGTTGTTGGCCGCGGGGGTGCAAGCGGGCGCCCGCGTGGTGGCCGCACGCGACTGCTATGGCGCAACCTACACCCTGCTCGACCGCCTGCTCAAAGAGCAGGGGGTGACCACCCACTTTGTGGATGTCACCAACCTGGATGAAGTGGCCGCGGTGCTGCGCGCCACGGCGCCCACGGTGCTGGTGTGCGAAACGATTTCCAATCCGCTGCTCAAGGTGGCGAACGTGCCGGCCCTGGTGAATCTGGCCCATGCGGCCGGAGCGATGGTCATCGTAGACAGCACCTTCACCACGCCCTATTTGCTGCGCCCGCTGGAGCATGGGGCTGACTTTGTGGTCCATTCGGTCACCAAATACATCGGCGGGCATGACGATGTGCTGGGCGGTGCGGTCGTGACCGGGCGGGTGCATGAGGCGCGCCTGACCGACCAACTGAAGATGTTGGGCGCCAATTTTTCGCCCTTCGAGGCCTGGCTGGCCCTGCGCGGGCTGAAGACGCTGCCGCTGCGCATGCGCCAGCACTGCGCGTCTGCGCTGCAGGTAGCCGCCTGGTTGGGGGCGCATCCACGCGTGGCGCAGGTCAACTACCCCGGCCTGCCCGGCCATCCGCAGCACGCGGTGGCCGCACAGTTGTTGCAGGCGCCCGACGGCCAATCAGCCTACGGCGGCATGGTGAGCTTCGTCATACGCGACGCCGGGCAAGCGCAGGTGCGGCGCTTCCTCGAACGCGCGCGCCTGCTGCTGACTGGCACGTCGCTCGGTGATGTCTACAGCCTGCTGCTCTACCCGGTTATGGCGTCGCACCGCGCGTTGACGCCGGCGCAGCGCGCCCAGGTTGGCATTGGCGAGGGCCTGGTGCGCCTCTCCGTGGGCATCGAGGAGCCGGCCGACATCATCGCGGATCTTGCGCAGGCGCTTGAAGCGGATTGA
- a CDS encoding glycosyltransferase family 2 protein produces the protein MTTHLTQTKPPVLSVVLPVFSVVLPVFNERESLAELHRRLSSVMIALAEPYEIIYVDDGSRDGSGDLLAAIQQNDAQVRVLHLSRNFGHQAAISAGLDHAGGDAVIVLDADLQDPPEVLPALLAQWRLGFDVVYAVRRERKENLFKRSAYDIFYRLLRQVANVEIPLDAGDFCVLDRRVADVLRKMPERNRFMRGIRSWIGFRQIGVPYNRAARFAGQPKYSLLKLLRLAFDGFFSFSYLPLRLASLFGLLVSFLGFLLSVWTVYKRFTLPEFPSGFATIVVGVMFLGGIQLIALGVIGEYVGRIFDEVKQRPLYIIGERRGFDDERQAPDA, from the coding sequence ATGACGACTCACCTGACCCAAACGAAGCCTCCCGTCCTTTCTGTCGTGCTTCCCGTCTTTTCTGTCGTGCTTCCCGTCTTCAATGAACGCGAGAGCCTGGCGGAACTCCATCGGCGCCTGAGCAGTGTCATGATCGCGCTGGCCGAGCCGTATGAGATCATCTACGTGGACGATGGCAGTCGCGACGGCTCAGGCGACCTGCTGGCTGCCATCCAACAGAATGATGCACAGGTGCGCGTGCTGCACCTGTCGCGCAATTTCGGTCACCAGGCCGCTATCAGCGCAGGGCTTGACCATGCGGGCGGAGATGCCGTCATCGTACTGGATGCCGATCTGCAGGACCCGCCGGAGGTTCTGCCCGCGCTGCTGGCCCAATGGCGCCTGGGCTTCGATGTGGTCTACGCGGTTCGCCGGGAGCGCAAGGAGAACCTGTTCAAACGCAGCGCCTACGACATCTTCTACCGCCTCCTGCGCCAGGTCGCTAACGTCGAGATTCCGCTCGACGCCGGTGATTTTTGTGTGCTCGATCGCCGCGTGGCCGACGTGCTGCGCAAAATGCCAGAGCGCAACCGCTTCATGCGCGGCATTCGCAGTTGGATCGGTTTTCGTCAGATCGGCGTGCCCTACAATCGTGCGGCCCGCTTTGCCGGTCAACCCAAGTACAGCCTGCTCAAACTCCTGCGCCTGGCTTTCGATGGCTTCTTCTCCTTCTCCTACCTGCCGCTGCGCCTCGCCTCTCTGTTTGGCCTGCTCGTCTCGTTCCTGGGTTTTCTACTCTCCGTGTGGACGGTTTACAAACGCTTCACCCTGCCCGAGTTCCCCTCCGGCTTTGCCACCATCGTCGTGGGCGTGATGTTCCTGGGCGGCATCCAATTGATCGCCCTCGGCGTCATCGGCGAATATGTCGGTCGCATCTTCGATGAAGTCAAGCAGCGCCCGCTCTACATCATCGGCGAACGCCGCGGATTCGATGATGAGCGTCAGGCCCCGGATGCTTGA
- a CDS encoding glycosyltransferase family 4 protein: MLEETPTTAMRILMLDNEFPPLGGGTGVVNYHLLDELRHRVPPIHVDLITSSRSRRRFEYEEMTPAIRLHKVPVDNRNIHHSTNIELLRYTWRGYRYARRLAARAPYDLCFAFAGVPAGGIAWALRRTLGLPYIVSLQGPDVPGFENRYRYVYAALTPFIRQIWREAAAVIAISQRHRTLAWQTAPGLPIDIIVNGVDLAQFTPVSQAPRPAGTPVTVLCAARLIERKGQQHLLGALARLASQGVSLRVILAGTGDAEPLLRQQAQTLGLQDKVQFLGFVERSAMPAVYAQADIFCLPSFNEGMSMALLEAMASGLPVIVTTTGGLEELLDGNGLVAPWADVEALAGALATLAQDDPLRAEYGRRGRQIAERFTWPAIVQQYVQLCQRVLDRQPGRSRHDAH; this comes from the coding sequence ATGCTTGAGGAGACGCCCACAACCGCCATGCGCATCCTGATGTTGGACAACGAATTCCCGCCGCTCGGCGGTGGCACCGGTGTGGTCAACTACCACCTGCTGGACGAACTACGTCACCGCGTCCCCCCCATTCACGTGGATCTGATCACTTCCAGCCGCTCCAGGCGCCGCTTCGAATATGAAGAAATGACGCCAGCAATCCGCCTGCACAAGGTGCCGGTGGACAACCGTAACATCCATCACTCAACCAATATCGAACTGCTGCGCTACACCTGGCGCGGCTACCGCTACGCGCGACGCCTGGCCGCACGCGCACCCTACGACCTGTGCTTTGCCTTTGCCGGGGTGCCGGCCGGGGGCATCGCCTGGGCGTTGCGACGCACGCTGGGCCTGCCGTACATTGTTTCTCTGCAAGGCCCGGATGTGCCCGGTTTCGAAAACCGTTACCGTTATGTCTATGCCGCCTTGACGCCCTTCATTCGCCAGATCTGGCGCGAGGCCGCGGCCGTCATTGCCATCAGCCAACGGCACCGCACCCTGGCCTGGCAGACTGCGCCCGGCCTGCCCATAGACATCATCGTCAACGGCGTTGACCTGGCGCAGTTCACGCCGGTGTCTCAGGCGCCGCGGCCTGCAGGCACGCCGGTCACGGTGCTCTGCGCAGCGCGGCTGATCGAGCGCAAGGGGCAGCAACACCTGCTGGGCGCGCTGGCCCGCCTGGCGAGCCAGGGCGTGTCCCTGCGTGTCATCCTGGCCGGCACCGGCGACGCCGAGCCGCTGCTGCGCCAGCAGGCGCAAACCCTGGGCCTGCAGGACAAGGTCCAATTCCTCGGCTTTGTGGAGCGCAGCGCGATGCCCGCGGTCTATGCGCAGGCTGATATCTTTTGCCTGCCTTCTTTCAATGAAGGCATGTCCATGGCCCTCCTGGAAGCCATGGCGAGCGGCCTTCCCGTCATTGTCACCACAACCGGCGGCCTGGAAGAACTGCTGGATGGCAACGGGTTGGTCGCGCCCTGGGCCGACGTCGAGGCCCTGGCCGGCGCGCTGGCAACCCTGGCGCAGGATGACCCACTACGCGCCGAGTACGGCCGCCGTGGCCGCCAGATCGCCGAGCGCTTCACCTGGCCGGCGATCGTCCAGCAGTATGTGCAGCTCTGCCAGCGCGTGCTCGACCGCCAGCCTGGCAGGAGTCGCCATGACGCCCACTAG